TGCCGCGGCAAGGGCCTGGCGAGCCGATGGCTGCCCACCGCTCAGTGGGCGTCGAGTGCCGCGGCAAGAGCCTGGCGGGGCCGATGCTGCCGGCCGGTCAGTGCGGGTCGAGTGCCGCGGCAAGGGCCGGAGCGAGGTCGGTGGCGCCCCGGCTGATCAGCGCGGGCCCGCCCCAGCGGCAGCAGGGGCGGGGCCGACGGCGCCGACCGCTCAGCGCGGGTCCAGCTGCGCGGCGAGGGGAGGCGAGGTCGTGGTGCCCGGCCGGTCAGCGCGGGTCCCAGCCCCAGCGGGAGCCGGGGGCGGGGCTGACGGCGCCCACCGCTCAGTGCGGGTCGAGCGCCGCGGCGAGGGCCGAGGCGAGTTCGCCGGGCGTCCGGACGGGCACGGCGAAGGGGACGCGGCGACGGTGCGAGCCGAGGTCGTCCAGCCACTGCAGCGTGCAGCCCTCCCGGTCGACCCCGGCGAGGCTCGCGGCCAGCAGGGACCCCGGCGGACGATCCAGCAGGACGGCCACCGACTGCAGCAGCTCGGGTCCGTGCACCTCGTTGGCGTGCTCGGTCGTGCGCTGCAGGTGCCCGCGGTTGAGCGCCAGCCGTGGGTCGGAGAAGCGGGCCAGGTCGACCTCGTGGGCGCGCTCGCCGTCCAGCAGGGTGATCCGCTCGAGCGGTAGCCTGACCGTGCGGTGCCGTGCGGGACAGCAGGTGCAGCTCTCGACGCCGGCCGCCCGCAGCCGTCCCGCCAGCACCAGGACCAGCCGCCGGTCCCGGTCGACCGGACGTCCGAGCCCGCTGGTCACCGTCATCTCCCCCACCGCCTGACCGAGTGCGGCGAGCGCCAGGTCGGAGTCCTCGGGGAAGGTCAGGACCGGTGTGCCGCGCAGGTCGCAGCGGGCGTCGCAGTCCGCGCCGGCGGCCGAGCCGACCCCGTCCACGACGAGGGTGACGTCGCGCGCGCAGGCCAGCACGCTGCGTGCGTCGTCAGCCAGATCCGTCCGGATGTCCATCACCACTCCCCACATAGGTGAGGCTCACCTTACTTGGGTGGAGTGCCTCCGTGGATGGGGTCCACCCCTCGGCTGACAGGA
The sequence above is a segment of the Auraticoccus monumenti genome. Coding sequences within it:
- a CDS encoding DUF2470 domain-containing protein; the protein is MDIRTDLADDARSVLACARDVTLVVDGVGSAAGADCDARCDLRGTPVLTFPEDSDLALAALGQAVGEMTVTSGLGRPVDRDRRLVLVLAGRLRAAGVESCTCCPARHRTVRLPLERITLLDGERAHEVDLARFSDPRLALNRGHLQRTTEHANEVHGPELLQSVAVLLDRPPGSLLAASLAGVDREGCTLQWLDDLGSHRRRVPFAVPVRTPGELASALAAALDPH